The Oncorhynchus nerka isolate Pitt River linkage group LG9a, Oner_Uvic_2.0, whole genome shotgun sequence genome has a segment encoding these proteins:
- the LOC115116224 gene encoding cadherin-related family member 3 isoform X2, which produces MLSGSAPEVSLIGLPGTARLAENSKAGTVTYSFQVALSPGASLASGYPRILNSDPLTNQFTVSMINTNKAQVTVTGTTNLDFETSPNSFVLQILAVDSTKDLALQRLTVILTDVNEPPVFLDEESVLYVLEKSPPGQIYRPTVSDPENQPVTFTLTPSNTEFHIDVGSGFLTTTKQFNYLTDPRSYAFNLTVSDGNNSVSRTLVINIVNRNDDKPQFLNTITDFTVSEELSPGFIVTNITAVVPGDSLYVIYSIGTNNYLAIHRYNGLVTIANRMDRDSAPLREDPVITVLVTATSSPSAPPSNTITLTNTITLTITVTDINDNPPICSPDAQRVAVSETEKPGALITTVTCTDNDVEKAFREFLFTGLSCLGCANRFALEPTGSNQIVLKGNLDLEDPSNLLDGNEYSLLAVAEDKDESNLKGSAYIYVTVTPVNEFPPVFSPPSYFYRISELLGRGTVIGSVKATDRDLPATGVRYSLISGGGTGGLSNIFSLDPKLGSLALLTRPDYETTQTYSLVIRAEDGDPISPLIATTTVTINITEANDEPPLCGPNQTHLIVPKDLRTGSNIQGFIMTCSDRDSPSASFIYSISGASNLNNHFVFSPSSGTNVTRLFLKEPFDYESGLDRVWYYSLTVLVSDGNLRSAGSVPRGLTQTGTVIINILVVDPDLTTVTTTTIPRVTYITVTENTYSIDDWYIWFVIALGTMLLLGLLSYLLYHLCGKLYKALKHSDCSCCVPRPREDQEVLK; this is translated from the exons GTGACAGTAACAGGTACCACCAACTTGGATTTTGAGACGTCACCCAACAGCTTTGTCCTTCAAATCCTCGCTGTGGACAGTACGAAGGACCTGGCTCTCCAGAGACTCAcagtgatcctaactgatgtcAACGAACCCCCTGTATTCCTAGATgaag agtctgtcctgtatgttctgGAGAAATCCCCACCAGGACAGATCTACAGGCCAACAGTCTCTGATCCGGAGAACCAGCCTGTGACT TTTACACTGACCCCGTCAAACACAGAGTTTCATATTGACGTTGGCTCAGGATTCCTGACTACAACTAAACAGTTCAACTACCTGACTGACCCCAGAAG CTATGCCTTCAACCTGACAGTGAGTGATGGAAACAACAGCGTATCCAGAACACTGGTCATCAACATCGTCAACAGGAACGATGATAAACCTCAGTTCCTAAA TACAATCACAGACTTCACAGTCTCTGAGGAGCTGAGTCCAGGGTTTATCGTGACCAACATCACAGCAGTGGTGCCCGGTGACTCCTTGTACGTCATCTACAGCATCGGCACCAACAACTACCTGGCTATACACAGAT ACAATGGCCTGGTGACTATAGCCAACAGGATGGACCGTGACTCAGCTCCTCTCAGGGAGGACCCCGTAATAACGGTCCTTGTGACAGCCACCTCCAgcccctctgctcctccctccaacACCATCACCCTGACCAACACCATCACTCTGACCATCACCGTCACGGACATTAACGACAACCCTCCCATCTGCTCCCCAGATGCACAGAG GGTGGCAGTGTCTGAGACGGAAAAACCTGGGGCCCTGATCACCACGGTAACGTGTACAGATAATGACGTTGAGAAGGCCTTCAGAGAGTTCCTGTTCACTGGCCTGTCCTGTCTGGGCTGCGCTAACCGCTTTGCTCTGGAACCCACGGGATCCAATCAGATCGTA CTCAAAGGAAACCTAGACCTTGAGGATCCCAGTAACCTGCTTGATGGTAATGAATACAGCCTGTTGGCTGTGGCTGAGGATAAGGATGAGTCCAACCTAAAAGGTAG TGCATACATCTATGTGACGGTGACACCTGTGAATGAGTTTCCCCCTGTGTTTAGTCCTCCATCGTATTTCTACAGAATCTCTGAGCTTCTTGGAC GTGGAACGGTGATAGGATCAGTGAAAGCTACGGACAGAGACCTCCCTGCCACCGGCGTCCGTTACTCCCTGATCTCTGGTGGAGGAACTGGTGGCCTGTCTAACATCTTCTCCCTGGACCCCAAGCTGGGGAGTCTCGCCCTACTGACCCGGCCAGACTACGAGACCACCCAGACCTACAGCCTGGTCATCAGAGCTGAGGATGGGGACCCCATCAGTCCGCTCATTGCCACCACTACG GTCACTATCAACATCACAGAGGCCAATGACGAGCCTCCACTGTGTGGCCCCAACCAGACACATCTAATAGTCCCCAAGGACCTGAGGACAGGCTCCAACATCCAGGGCTTCATCATGACCTGCTCAGACAGGGACTCCCCTTCAGCCTCCTTCATCTACTCTATCTCGG GGGCCAGCAACCTGAACAACCATTTTGTGTTCTCACCTTCCTCTGGCACCAACGTCACCAGACTCTTCCTGAAGGAGCCCTTTGACTATGAGAGTGGCCTGGACCGGGTCTGGTACTACAG CCTGACTGTGCTGGTTTCTGATGGGAACCTGCGGTCTGCAGGGTCTGTGCCGAGAGGTCTGACCCAGACTGGCACAGTCATCATCAATATCCTAGTAGTGGACCCTGACCTCACCACCGTCACCACTACAACTATA CCTCGTGTAACATACATCACCGTCACAGAGAACACGTACAGCATTGACGACTGGTATATATGGTTTGTCATTGCTCTGGGGACCATGCTACTGCTTGGTTTACTCTCATACCTGCTGTATCACCTCTGTGGGAAGCTCTACAAGGCTCTTAAGCACAGTGACTGCTCCTGCTGCGTACCCAGGCCCCGGGAAGACCAGGAAGTACT